The following is a genomic window from Pedobacter sp. KBS0701.
CTTCATCTAGGGCTGTTTTGGTTGTGCTTAACTTAGGGAATGAACCTAAAGCGATATATGCAACCTGCTCACTACCAGTTGAAATGAGCTTACCCGCTAATACAGCTGTGCCTGGGTTTACGACCCCAGCACTTGTACCTGGTAAACTTCTACCCACCTGCAGGTTCGAATATTTTGGATTCTCGAAATAAACCGGCAATTCGTAAGGGCTGTTAGTGGCTGTATTTATTTTAAGCTGCGAAATATCAAACAATTCTTTTTTAAATGCTGTGATATCGGAATTCATCCCGGCATATTTTTGTCTTGGGTTAAACTCTGCATAGCCTGGCAATACATCGTTCCATAGGTATACTTGTTTGGCGTACAAAAAAATTGAATCGAGCGTAAACTGTTTACGTGTACCCATGGTTGGTGAAACAATTTCATCCGCATCATCAACGGGAAGCTGTGCCTTTTTACAGGCATAGGTTCCCATTAGAATCAGCGTAAAGAGCGTAATATATAGCTTAATACAATGTTGCACTATTTATTAGTTTGTAATGGTAATCATGTCGTCAAAATAATCTGATCCTGTACCCGCTGCATAATATTCTCCTGCAGGATAATTATAGATAAACAGATCGTATTGACCAATAGGCAAGCCTTCAGGCACCTTTAATGTTAATTGACCAGTTTTAGTTTCTTTGACCGTAAAATCATAAAACTGTTTGTTTGCTACATTTCGGATTGAAAACTTATTGATCAATTCAATCCTGTTTACCCCATTTAGTGTAAATTCTTCTCCAGGTTTTAAAGTGGTTTTTATGGCAGTCATTTCAAGAGCACTTATAAAAGGAGAGCCGGCAGTTATGCCAAAGGTCCGCTCTATAACTACAGTTCTTTGCCCAGAAACAACCTTCAGTTTATAAATACCATCTGGTGTTGTTGTATCTAATATCACACTTACAGCAATTGGAGTCAGTGTTCCAATTGTTAACTCTTTTTCATTGTTATTAGCTGTATTGATCAGGTAAACTTTGGTCTGATTTTTATCAGCAATAACATTATCACCGCTGATAATAATATTCCTACCTTTTATTGCAAAATTTTTGGCATTGTATACTGAAATCCCACCAGTTACATCAACCTTAAGCAGTGGCTGATTTACAATCTTTTTAATTACATATTCTTTAGTCGTACCATTCTGCGCGGTTACCACAAACTTGGTTGTTTCTTTAAAAGCTACTGTTTCTCCAGATGATGGGTTAACACTTGCCCGTTCTGATACGACAATAGTGGGCACAATATTATCGGGTACTGCCTGATTTGATGGCCAATATATAGTGAGGTTCTTTTCACCAATTACAGCCTTTATTGGTTCACCATTGGCATCTTTTACGGTAAAACTTACAATGTCCGCATAAGGAAAATCTTCATATTCTTTTTTGCAGGCACTAAACAGGCTTAACAAGCAAAAAAGCAAAAGGCAGTATGAACTGGCAGAGAAGCGTTTATATGTTGTATTCATAATCAATTATTGTTAGATTTGCATTTTTAGAGCCCGCAAATATGGTCTTTACCCAAGGCTAATATTCTTAAAACGATTCGGGATTATTCCCTTATTTGGGTTTTATTTATGATTTTTAGGGGCGGCTAGTCGTGTTTTCGCCCCTTTTTCAAATCAATTTCAATTCAGGAAATCCCCTGGTGAATTAATCCTTATTTTAATCTCTTAATATGGAAGTTTACAGTAGTATTGTAAGTACCAGATGTAGTTACGCCATCAAGCTGAACTACATAAAGTCTGGTTGAACCAGCAATTGTTGAGCCGTTACCTACAACAGCATATCTTAGAGCCACAGGAGTAATGGTACGGTTAACGCGGTCGTAATTATACCATCCAACTACAGTTGCACTATTGCTACCCAAAGTGCTAATTGCACCCAATGTAACCGAAGAAACATCGGTTAAAGTAATACCAGTAACATTAGTTACTGAAGCAGAATCGTAATAACCAAGGCTATTTGTTCCTGCGATGGTAATGTTTCCGTTAAAGTTACTGTCAAAATTAACCTGGTTTCCGGAGCTTGCAACAACATTATTTAATAAGTCGTAACCAACCGCAGTCCAGGAAGTAGGCGAAGTTGATGAATTGGTTACTACACCCGCTTCCGTAGCACCAACGGCAATTAACGCAGTTGTATTTTGTAAAGCAAGTTTGTTATCTGGTTGAACGGCTTCTTTTTTACAAGCGGTTCCTAATATGGCTAAAGTTGCAATTGCGAACGTAAGTTTTAAAAATTTCATTTTCATTTTTTTTTAGATTTATGATTTTTACTATATAAATGGGAATAATCTCCCGAATCGTTTTTCATGATTGAATGGTAAACAGGCTGTTATTTTGCAGTGACGGTAACAGACCAGTTTAGGGTTGATAAAGGCCAGGTACCAAAAGATGCTGTTGGTGTATATAGCCCTGGTGGAACGGTATCAGGCACCCGGATTACAGCCTCGGTACGATTATAGGAAACAATAGGCAAGGGTGTTTTTTGTCCGTTTACCGTAATATAGAATTCCTTAAAATCGTGGAATATAATTTGCGAAGAATTGATTTTGAAGGTTTCACCCTGTTTAACAGTTACCGGACCATAGTTTATGCCCGGCCTGCCATAAACTACCTTTACCGGATACTTCATTTCAGAAGTTAAGGCCTGTACTTTTACCCTTACTTTGTAGGTTCCGGTATCTAAAGTTTGTGAAACCTGCAGGTAACCATAAGTATAGGTCTTAACACCACCTATCATGGCTACCGATATACCTGGCGTTCCAAGCGAAAGGCTGGGTGTTAACTCATATTCCTTATCGTTTTTATCAACTAAAAATGCTTTGATCTTTTTAAGGTCAGAAACATTAAAATTACCTTGAACGCGCACATCATACGTACCAACTGCCATTGTAGATGTTGTAGTGGCTGTTGATAGTTCGATTAATACCAAAGGCGAGATCTGATTTAGTTTGATAATCAGTTTGTAAGTTGAAGTGCTTTGATCAGCACCTACAACAGTATAAGTCTTTTGGCTATTTAATACCTCAACCGGTGCAAGCGTTTCGCTCAGTTTAGCTCCTGCCGAAAGTTTGATTGCAGGTTCGATTACATCCAGTTCATAATAATAAGGTAAGTAAAGTGTAATGGTTTTATCAGTCTCATCAATGGCACCGAAAATGTTTCCATCCGATACAGCAACCTTAAACTCGGTGATTTTATTTGCCGGAAGTGGATCCAGACTAATTGTTTTCTTGCAAGCGGCAAGCGTAGCAACTGTTAATATAATACAAAGCAGTTGCGTTAATTTATTCTTCATTTTAATATGGATGTTGATTTATGCGTGGGTTTATTTAATCTCGAATTTTGTACTTCCTTTTGGCACAATGACGAATTCAAAGGTGAAATACATGTGTGGGGTGGTTCTGAACCATTTGTCGGCAGTAAAAGCATCTTTATAACAGCTGATCATTTTAATCTTTGCATAATCGCCTTTGGCCGTACGGACAATAACGGTGCGTTTTTCGGGCATGGCATAGGCCACATGCTGTTTATCATAACTACCATCTCCCCTTTTGGTGCCTCCAAAATCGTAAAGGTACCAACCAATACCTTCTCCAAAATCGCCTTCATTGTCGGTTCCAATAAATTTGCTGATGCTTAATGTAGCATCTGCAGGCACATCAACTACCTGGTCAAATGGTTTTTCCAAAATGGCAATAGCGCCTGAACCTGTGCTTCCTGATCCTAAACTTGTTGATGACTGACCGTTGTTAGGACTTAAAAAACTATTGTAAAGACCGTTAAAGCCAACATCCCAACGATTTGTTTTGGCATATAGCAAGGGCACTATTTCTTTTGTTTCCAGGCTGAACAGCACAGCTGTTGGTGGTACGGTTGGATTGGCATCATCTGTTTCTACAGCAAGGTTTTCGATACGCTGTAATTTATAATATGGTGTGCCACCTTCTGTTTTGGTCGGTATTTCCTTTTCAGGTTCCGGCGAAATCACTTCGTCTTTTTTGCAGCTTATAAAAAGTACCGCCAGTACCA
Proteins encoded in this region:
- a CDS encoding HmuY family protein, giving the protein MNNITIINKVLFKWVSTFLVLAVLFISCKKDEVISPEPEKEIPTKTEGGTPYYKLQRIENLAVETDDANPTVPPTAVLFSLETKEIVPLLYAKTNRWDVGFNGLYNSFLSPNNGQSSTSLGSGSTGSGAIAILEKPFDQVVDVPADATLSISKFIGTDNEGDFGEGIGWYLYDFGGTKRGDGSYDKQHVAYAMPEKRTVIVRTAKGDYAKIKMISCYKDAFTADKWFRTTPHMYFTFEFVIVPKGSTKFEIK